The Pseudomonas sp. MPC6 nucleotide sequence CTTGGCTCCGGAACTGGCTGCCGAGTTGCGCGAGCGCCTGACACGGATTCCCGAGGACGACCTCGAACAGCAGATGGAAGCCCTGCGGCATTTCAAGCTGGCGCACCGCTTGCGGGTGGCGGCCTCGGAAATCGCCGGCAGCCTGCCGTTGATGAAAGTCAGCGATTACCTGACCTGGCTCGCCGAAGCGATTCTCGAACAGGTATTGGCCCTGGCCTGGCGCCAGACCGTGGCCAAGTACGGCACGCCATTGCGCACCGACGGCACGGTGTGCGATCCCGGCTTTATCATTGTCGGTTACGGGAAAGTCGGCGGGCTGGAATTGGGGCATGGTTCGGACCTGGACCTGGTGTTCATCCACGACGGCGATCCGCAGGCGGAAACCGACGGGCCCAAGCCTATCGATGGCGCCCAGTTCTTCACGCGGCTCGGGCAGCGGATCATTCATTTGCTGACGACCCAGACCAACTCCGGTCAGCTCTACGAAGTGGATATGCGTCTGCGTCCGTCCGGTGCTTCGGGATTGCTGGTGAGTTCCCTGGGGGCGTTTGCCCGTTATCAGGAAAACGAAGCCTGGACCTGGGAACACCAGGCATTGGTACGGGCGCGGGTACTGGTGGGCAGTGAGGATGTCGGCCGGGCGTTCGAGAAAGTCCGTGCCGCGGTGTTGGGCAAATCACGCGACCTGGCGACCTTGCGGCAGGAGGTCAGCGAAATGCGCGCCAAGATGCGCGATAACCTCGGCAGCAAGAGCACCGCGGCAGGCACCGGGGCAAATGCCTTCGAGGCCACGGCGCCATTCGATCTCAAGCAAGACGCCGGAGGTATCGTCGATATTGAATTTATGGTGCAATACGCGGCTCTGGCATGGTCGCAAACGCACCCGTCATTGCTGCGCTGGACCGATAACATCCGCATTCTGGAGGGGTTGGAGGAGGACGGGTTGATGCCCGCCGAAGACGCCAGCCTGTTGCGTGAGGCCTATAAAGCCTACCGCTCCGCCGCCCACCGGCAGGCCTTGCAGAAGGACCCCGGGGTGATTCCCGGTGACCAGTTCGCGGACGAACGACGGCAGGTACTGCGGATCTGGCGTGAGTTGGGATTGTAGGAGCGAGCTTGCTCGCGATGGTCGTTAACGATGACTCGGCTAACCTGATACCCCGCGGTGTGCTCAGGTTCATCGCGAGCAAGCTCGCTCCTACAGTAGATCTGCAGTGTTTTGTAGAGTTCTCGAGGCGGGGAGGCGTATGCCTCCCCGGTTCGTTTATGGAAACCACATGAAAATTCTGATCGTTGGGCCCAGTTGGGTCGGTGACATGGTGATGGCGCAGACACTTTTTCAGTGTCTCAAGCAACGACACCCGCACTGCGAAATCGACGTGCTGGCCCCCGAGTGGAGCCGGCCGATTCTCGAGCGCATGCCCGAAGTGCGCCAGGCCTTGAGCTTTCCGCTCGGCCACGGCGCCCTGGAGCTGGCGACCCGTCGACGCATCGGCAAATCCCTGGCCGGCCAGTACGACCAGGCGATCCTGTTGCCCAATTCCCTGAAGTCGGCGCTGGTGCCGTTCTTCGCCGGCATCCCGAAACGCACCGGCTGGCGTGGCGAGTTCCGTTATGGCCTGCTCAATGACGTGCGCACGCTGGACAAAGAGCGTTACCCGTTGATGATCGAGCGCTTCATGGCCCTGGCTTACGAGCCCGGCCTTGATCTGCCCAAGCCCTATCCACGGCCGAGCCTGCAAATCGATCCGGTCAGCCGGGAAGCGGCACTGGTCAAGTTCGGCCTGGCCCTCGACCGTCCGGTGTTGGCGCTGTGCCCCGGTGCCGAGTTCGGCGAATCCAAGCGCTGGCCTTCCGAGCACTACGCCAAGGTCGCCGAAGCGAAAATTCGTGAAGGCTGGCAGGTCTGGCTGTTCGGTTCGAAGAACGATCACGCCGTCGGTGAAGACATCCGGTCGCGGCTGATTCCAGGCTTGCGCGAAGAGTCGGTGAACCTCAGCGGCGACACGTCGCTGGCCGAAGCCATCGACCTGATGTCCTGCGCCGATTCGGTAGTCTCCAACGACTCCGGCCTGATGCATGTCGCTGCCGCGCTGAATCGCCCGTTGGTGGCGGTCTACGGCTCGACGTCGCCGGGCTTCACGCCACCATTGGCCGAACACGTCGAGATCGTGCGCCTGGGCATCGAATGCAGTCCGTGCTTCGATCGCACGTGCCGCTTCGGCCATTACAACTGCCTGCGCCAGCTGATGCCGCAAGCGGTGAACGAAGCCTTGCAGCGGTTGCAGGGCACTGTGGTCGAGGTCAAATAATTTGCGGGTTCTGTTGATCAAGACTTCATCGCTGGGCGACGTGATTCATGCGTTGCCAGCGCTGACCGACGCAGCGCGAGCGATCCCCGGCATCCAGTTCGACTGGGTGGTGGAAGAGGGTTTTGCCGAAATTCCGACCTGGCACCCGGCCGTGGGCAAGGTGATTCCAGTGGCGATCCGCCGCTGGCGCAAGAACCTCTGGCAGACCATCAAGAGTGGCGAGTGGAAGCGCTTCAAGCAAAGCGTGCGCGCCTCGCAATATGACTTGGTGATCGATGCCCAGGGCCTGCTGAAAAGCGCGTTGCTGACCCGGTACGTCAAAGCCCCGGTGGCCGGGCTGGACCAGCATTCGGCGCGCGAGCCGATCGCCGCACGTTTTTATTCCCGGCGTCTGTCCGTGGCCCGGGGGCAACACGCGGTGGAGCGGGTGCGTCAGTTATTCGCCGTGGCATTGGGTTATGACTTGCCCAACGGTCTGGGCGACTACGGCCTGAATATCGACCGTCTGGTGGAGCTGCCGCGCAAAAATCCTTACGTAGTGTTCCTGCACGGCACCACCTGGGACACCAAGCACTGGCCTGAAGCCTACTGGCGCGAGCTGGCCGAGCGGGTCGGCTACCTCGGCGTGGCGGTGAAACTGCCCTGGGGCAATGCGCTGGAGAAGGCCCGTGCCGAGCGCATCGCCAAAGACCTGAAACACGTCGAAGTGCTGCCCAGGCTGAACCTGGCCGGTGTCGGCAAGGTGCTGGCCGGTGCACAAGCCTGCGTCGCGGTGGACACCGGTCTCGGCCACCTCGCCGCGGCGCTGGATGTGCCGACGCTGTCGTTGTTCGGCCCGACCAACCCGGGTCTGACCGGCGCCTATGGCAAGTCGCAGATTCACCTGGCGAGCGATTTCCCTTGCGCGCCGTGCCTGCAAAAGAAATGCACCTATCAACCGACGGCGGAAGATCTGCGTCGGTTTGACCTGAAACGCGAGTGGCCCCTGTGCTTCACGCGTCTGAACCCCG carries:
- the waaF gene encoding lipopolysaccharide heptosyltransferase II; its protein translation is MKILIVGPSWVGDMVMAQTLFQCLKQRHPHCEIDVLAPEWSRPILERMPEVRQALSFPLGHGALELATRRRIGKSLAGQYDQAILLPNSLKSALVPFFAGIPKRTGWRGEFRYGLLNDVRTLDKERYPLMIERFMALAYEPGLDLPKPYPRPSLQIDPVSREAALVKFGLALDRPVLALCPGAEFGESKRWPSEHYAKVAEAKIREGWQVWLFGSKNDHAVGEDIRSRLIPGLREESVNLSGDTSLAEAIDLMSCADSVVSNDSGLMHVAAALNRPLVAVYGSTSPGFTPPLAEHVEIVRLGIECSPCFDRTCRFGHYNCLRQLMPQAVNEALQRLQGTVVEVK
- the waaC gene encoding lipopolysaccharide heptosyltransferase I is translated as MRVLLIKTSSLGDVIHALPALTDAARAIPGIQFDWVVEEGFAEIPTWHPAVGKVIPVAIRRWRKNLWQTIKSGEWKRFKQSVRASQYDLVIDAQGLLKSALLTRYVKAPVAGLDQHSAREPIAARFYSRRLSVARGQHAVERVRQLFAVALGYDLPNGLGDYGLNIDRLVELPRKNPYVVFLHGTTWDTKHWPEAYWRELAERVGYLGVAVKLPWGNALEKARAERIAKDLKHVEVLPRLNLAGVGKVLAGAQACVAVDTGLGHLAAALDVPTLSLFGPTNPGLTGAYGKSQIHLASDFPCAPCLQKKCTYQPTAEDLRRFDLKREWPLCFTRLNPERVASRLSTLLLAEELR